Proteins encoded together in one Formosa sp. Hel3_A1_48 window:
- the tuf gene encoding elongation factor Tu: MAKGTFDRSKPHLNIGTIGHVDHGKTTLTAAITKVLADAGLSEARSFDTIDNAPEEKERGITINTSHVEYQTANRHYAHVDCPGHADYVKNMVTGAAQMDGAILVVAATDGPMPQTREHILLGRQVGIPRIVVFLNKVDMVDDEELLELVDMEVRDLLNFYEYDGDNGPVISGSALGALNGEQKWVDTVMELMEAVDTWIELPKRDVDKDFLMPIEDVFSITGRGTVATGRIETGIANTGDPVEIIGMGAEKLTSTITGIEMFRQILDRGEAGDNAGILLRGIEKTQISRGMVICKPGSVTPHAKFKAEVYILKKEEGGRHTPFHNNYRPQFYVRTTDVTGNIALPSGVEMVMPGDNLTITVELIQPIAMNVGLRFAIREGGRTVGAGQVTEILD; the protein is encoded by the coding sequence ATGGCAAAGGGAACTTTCGATCGCTCCAAACCGCACTTAAACATCGGTACTATTGGACACGTAGATCACGGAAAAACAACTTTAACAGCAGCAATTACTAAAGTATTGGCAGATGCTGGATTATCAGAAGCACGTTCATTTGATACAATTGACAACGCTCCTGAAGAAAAAGAAAGAGGTATTACAATTAATACATCTCATGTAGAGTACCAAACTGCAAATCGTCATTACGCACACGTTGACTGTCCAGGTCACGCGGATTACGTAAAGAACATGGTAACTGGTGCTGCTCAAATGGATGGTGCAATTCTAGTGGTTGCTGCAACTGATGGTCCAATGCCACAAACACGTGAGCACATCCTTTTAGGACGTCAGGTCGGTATTCCAAGAATCGTTGTCTTCCTTAACAAAGTAGACATGGTTGATGATGAGGAGCTTCTTGAGCTTGTTGACATGGAGGTAAGAGACTTGCTTAACTTCTACGAGTATGATGGTGATAACGGACCTGTAATTTCTGGTTCTGCACTCGGAGCACTTAATGGTGAGCAAAAGTGGGTAGACACTGTGATGGAATTAATGGAAGCTGTTGATACTTGGATTGAGTTACCAAAAAGAGACGTTGACAAAGATTTCTTAATGCCAATTGAAGATGTATTCTCAATTACTGGTCGTGGTACTGTTGCAACTGGTCGTATTGAGACTGGTATAGCAAACACTGGTGACCCAGTAGAAATTATCGGAATGGGTGCAGAAAAATTAACCTCTACAATTACGGGTATCGAGATGTTCCGTCAAATCCTTGATAGAGGAGAAGCTGGAGATAATGCTGGAATCCTACTAAGAGGTATTGAGAAAACTCAAATTTCTAGAGGTATGGTAATCTGCAAGCCAGGTTCTGTAACACCACACGCTAAGTTTAAAGCTGAGGTATACATCCTTAAGAAAGAAGAAGGAGGACGTCACACACCATTCCACAACAACTACCGTCCACAGTTTTATGTGCGTACAACAGATGTTACAGGAAACATTGCATTGCCTTCTGGAGTAGAAATGGTAATGCCTGGTGATAACTTGACTATCACGGTTGAATTAATTCAGCCAATCGCCATGAATGTTGGACTACGTTTCGCAATTCGTGAAGGTGGTAGAACAGTTGGTGCTGGTCAAGTAACTGAGATTTTAGACTAA
- a CDS encoding alanine/glycine:cation symporter family protein, with protein MKFKIQTLFALIFPFLSFAQDKGIDQIIDEKFGDATGWFVNFIFYQIQFTEDIKVFWVLFPLIIGATYFTIYFKFINFRGILTSINIVRGKYDSVDHHETLEAAGDATPGGDSVETIAVEGHEGEVSHFQALTAALSATVGLGNIAGVAIAVSIGGAGATFWMIIAGLLGMASKFVECTLGVKYRDIDENGVVYGGPMYYLTKGLKSKGLEKLGKILAVLFAIFVIGGSFGGGNMFQVNQAFQLVENITGGEASVLHGKGWLFGVVMAALVGIVIIGGIKKIAKVTDKIVPFMVVIYVTASLFVIFSNINMIGDAFVQIFNGAFSPEGVAGGAVGVLVQGFRRAAFSNEAGIGSASIAHSAVKTRYAASEGMVALLEPFIDTVVVCTMTALVLIITGNVNAANASLNDAQAILLTSGAFESAISWFPYVLTVAVVLFAFSTMISWSYYGFQGWAYLFGRSKKMEYTYKIIFCLFVVVGSAASLGSVIGFSDAMIFAMMVPNMVGIVILAPKVKKELNKYLSAIGK; from the coding sequence ATGAAATTCAAAATACAAACACTTTTTGCTCTAATTTTTCCGTTTTTATCTTTTGCCCAAGACAAGGGGATCGATCAAATTATTGATGAGAAATTTGGTGATGCCACTGGCTGGTTTGTTAACTTTATATTTTATCAAATTCAATTTACTGAGGATATAAAAGTATTTTGGGTGTTGTTTCCGCTTATAATAGGAGCAACGTACTTCACTATTTATTTTAAGTTCATTAATTTTCGTGGTATACTAACATCCATCAATATTGTTCGTGGGAAATACGATAGTGTAGACCATCATGAAACACTAGAAGCTGCTGGAGATGCCACGCCGGGAGGTGATAGTGTAGAAACTATAGCTGTTGAGGGGCATGAAGGAGAAGTTTCACATTTTCAAGCGCTTACTGCAGCCCTATCAGCAACAGTAGGACTTGGAAATATTGCTGGTGTGGCTATTGCAGTTTCCATTGGTGGTGCAGGAGCAACCTTTTGGATGATCATTGCTGGACTCTTGGGAATGGCTTCAAAATTTGTGGAATGTACACTCGGTGTAAAGTATAGAGATATTGATGAAAATGGCGTGGTTTATGGTGGCCCTATGTACTACCTTACCAAAGGATTAAAATCTAAAGGCTTAGAAAAACTTGGAAAAATTCTTGCTGTCTTGTTTGCTATTTTTGTAATAGGAGGATCTTTTGGGGGAGGAAATATGTTTCAAGTTAATCAAGCCTTTCAATTGGTAGAAAATATTACTGGAGGTGAAGCATCGGTATTGCATGGAAAAGGATGGTTATTTGGAGTTGTTATGGCTGCTTTGGTTGGAATCGTTATCATTGGCGGAATAAAAAAAATAGCTAAGGTTACAGACAAGATTGTTCCCTTTATGGTTGTTATTTATGTTACCGCTTCACTTTTTGTGATTTTTTCAAATATTAATATGATAGGCGATGCATTCGTCCAAATTTTCAATGGCGCTTTTAGCCCTGAAGGCGTAGCTGGTGGTGCTGTTGGTGTTCTTGTACAAGGATTTAGACGAGCTGCTTTTTCGAATGAAGCGGGAATTGGTTCTGCATCCATCGCTCATTCAGCTGTTAAAACAAGGTACGCAGCCTCAGAGGGCATGGTAGCTTTGTTGGAACCTTTTATTGATACAGTCGTCGTGTGTACTATGACAGCCTTGGTTCTTATCATCACTGGAAATGTGAATGCTGCAAATGCATCCTTAAATGATGCTCAGGCTATACTGCTTACCTCAGGGGCTTTCGAGTCTGCTATTTCATGGTTTCCGTATGTACTGACTGTTGCAGTAGTTTTGTTTGCATTTAGTACAATGATATCATGGTCTTATTACGGGTTTCAAGGTTGGGCTTATTTGTTTGGACGTTCCAAAAAAATGGAATATACCTACAAAATTATCTTCTGCCTGTTTGTTGTAGTTGGTTCTGCAGCAAGTTTAGGATCTGTTATTGGATTTTCAGATGCAATGATTTTTGCCATGATGGTGCCTAATATGGTTGGTATAGTAATTCTTGCACCCAAGGTCAAAAAGGAACTTAATAAATACTTGAGCGCAATCGGTAAATAA
- a CDS encoding DUF2851 family protein: protein MQEDFLHYVWLHKKFALESLYTTQNQSIVIKSVGQPNCNSGPDFFNAQIYIDDQLWVGTVEIHVQSSDWYVHHHEKNPAYDNVILHVVWTHTTEVFRADNSVVPTLVLEPFVHLQLLKNYTALKKNEDQWIPCATQFSTVSDFEISNWLERLYLERLEHKFKPIQIQLLKTNQDWEAVMFWQLARAFGAKVNAEEFWQLAKSFPFSVFRKIQNNPLYMEALLFGQSGLLDDDVEGPYFRDLVITYQFLKQKYKLIKLELFSLKFFRLRPPNFPTIRLSQLVQLYHKNTHLFSKLMQANTYDKLHQILICETSDFWRSHYTFKNTSIEKTKRISKSFADLLIINAVLPMMYAYRLFKGVDQDAIISIIKTIPSEKNNIVNAFNRLKPIAKTALDSQALIQLKSNYCTQVKCVQCGIGSALLNRNA, encoded by the coding sequence ATTGCAATTCAGGCCCCGATTTTTTTAATGCACAAATTTATATCGACGATCAATTGTGGGTAGGGACAGTAGAAATCCATGTTCAATCCTCGGATTGGTACGTGCATCATCACGAAAAAAATCCTGCCTATGACAATGTGATTTTACATGTTGTTTGGACGCATACCACTGAGGTCTTTAGGGCTGATAACTCTGTAGTGCCAACTTTGGTTCTTGAACCCTTTGTACATCTGCAACTTTTAAAAAATTATACTGCTTTAAAAAAAAATGAAGATCAATGGATACCATGTGCAACACAATTTTCTACAGTCAGTGATTTTGAAATTTCAAACTGGTTGGAACGACTGTACTTAGAACGTTTAGAACACAAATTCAAACCTATCCAAATACAACTTTTAAAGACAAATCAAGATTGGGAAGCGGTGATGTTTTGGCAATTGGCACGTGCATTTGGAGCCAAAGTAAATGCTGAAGAATTTTGGCAATTAGCAAAGTCTTTTCCTTTTTCAGTGTTTAGGAAAATTCAAAATAATCCCCTTTACATGGAAGCCTTGTTGTTTGGACAATCTGGCTTATTGGATGATGATGTTGAAGGCCCTTATTTCAGGGATTTGGTTATAACCTATCAGTTTTTAAAACAAAAATATAAACTAATCAAGCTTGAATTATTTTCTCTTAAATTTTTTAGATTGAGACCACCAAATTTCCCTACAATTAGACTCTCACAACTGGTTCAATTATACCACAAAAACACACATTTATTTTCAAAATTAATGCAAGCAAATACTTATGATAAGTTACATCAAATTCTAATCTGCGAAACTTCAGATTTTTGGCGATCCCATTACACTTTCAAAAACACATCTATAGAAAAAACGAAGCGTATATCTAAATCTTTTGCAGATTTACTCATTATTAACGCGGTTTTACCAATGATGTATGCGTATCGCTTGTTTAAAGGCGTAGATCAAGACGCCATCATTTCAATAATTAAAACAATACCCTCAGAAAAAAATAATATTGTTAATGCATTTAATAGGCTTAAACCGATTGCTAAAACTGCATTAGATTCCCAAGCTTTAATACAACTTAAAAGCAATTATTGTACGCAAGTAAAATGTGTACAATGTGGAATTGGTAGTGCTCTTTTGAACCGAAATGCTTAA
- a CDS encoding ComEA family DNA-binding protein — protein MPHSEFLSLQPDEISLNRLNKEFVALKQKTQKKGNLKLFPFNPNFITPHKGYVMGMSVSEIQRLKDYRSDNKWINSIAEFQAVTGVSDSLLALIAPYFKFPDWVQAQNKVKLNRQPIEKLDLNSATNEQLQDVYGIGPKLAERIINYRNRFEGGFASMFELKSIYGLTNEVISNVNKIFDIKQPRYIKKINLNKATQEDLVQVPYIDYELAYSIIEMRVLREGFKTVDELTKLKDFPTNKLDIIKLYLHIK, from the coding sequence ATGCCACATAGTGAATTTTTGTCACTACAACCTGATGAAATTTCATTAAACCGCTTAAATAAAGAATTTGTGGCCTTAAAGCAAAAAACCCAAAAAAAGGGTAATCTGAAACTCTTTCCATTCAATCCTAATTTTATTACACCACATAAGGGATATGTTATGGGGATGTCTGTTTCAGAGATCCAGCGTTTAAAGGATTACAGGTCTGATAATAAATGGATCAATTCTATTGCAGAATTTCAGGCCGTTACAGGGGTTTCCGATTCATTGCTGGCATTAATCGCTCCTTATTTTAAATTTCCAGATTGGGTTCAAGCCCAAAACAAGGTAAAACTAAACAGGCAGCCAATTGAAAAATTAGATTTAAATTCTGCTACCAATGAGCAGCTCCAAGATGTCTATGGTATAGGTCCCAAATTGGCTGAACGAATTATAAATTATAGAAACAGATTTGAGGGTGGTTTTGCTTCAATGTTTGAGTTAAAAAGTATTTATGGATTAACCAATGAAGTTATTAGTAATGTAAATAAAATTTTTGATATTAAACAACCCAGATATATCAAAAAAATCAACTTGAATAAAGCTACACAAGAAGATTTGGTTCAGGTTCCTTACATAGATTACGAATTGGCATATTCTATCATAGAAATGCGTGTGTTAAGAGAAGGGTTTAAAACGGTTGATGAATTAACAAAACTTAAAGATTTTCCTACAAATAAATTAGACATAATTAAGTTATATTTGCACATAAAATAG
- a CDS encoding PspC domain-containing protein, translating to MKLFYQLLFYFQRHGFYVCQRIADRFGMRAKVVRTSFIYVTFVTVGFGFALYLFLAFWLRIKDIIFSKRTSVFDI from the coding sequence GTGAAGTTATTTTATCAACTTTTATTTTATTTCCAGCGGCATGGATTTTATGTTTGTCAGCGCATAGCCGATCGTTTTGGAATGCGCGCTAAAGTTGTACGCACCTCTTTTATTTATGTCACCTTTGTAACTGTAGGCTTTGGTTTTGCGCTGTATTTATTTTTGGCATTTTGGTTACGCATCAAGGATATAATTTTTTCTAAACGCACCTCAGTTTTTGATATCTAG
- a CDS encoding tyrosine-type recombinase/integrase → MSIQSFIDYLSLEKKYAAHTITAYHKDLNDFKAFLFKEFSDDNLKEVNHSILRSWVIQLVESGLSNRSVNRKISSLNTYYKFLIKIGDLSHSPLAKHKALKVQKKVHIPFSEQEIETVLTAAPSHDFEAVRNKLIVELFYSTGIRRSELVNLKLIDLDFEQSQIKVLGKRNKERYIPLLTTVQDTLKSYIKVREQLAHIQAHDFLFLTQKGTKIYGTLVYRVINTYFSEVSSKVKKSPHILRHSFATHLLNHGADLNAVKELLGHSSLAATQVYTHNNISELKKVYAKAHPRQTKV, encoded by the coding sequence ATGTCTATTCAATCTTTCATAGATTATCTTTCCTTAGAAAAAAAATATGCTGCACACACCATAACAGCATACCACAAGGATTTGAACGACTTTAAGGCTTTTTTGTTCAAAGAGTTTTCTGACGATAATCTAAAAGAAGTAAATCATTCCATTTTACGCAGTTGGGTGATTCAACTTGTAGAAAGTGGTTTGAGTAATAGATCTGTTAATAGAAAAATATCATCGCTTAATACCTACTATAAATTCTTAATTAAGATAGGTGATCTATCCCACTCTCCATTGGCTAAGCACAAAGCATTGAAGGTTCAAAAAAAGGTTCATATTCCTTTTTCTGAGCAAGAGATTGAGACAGTTTTAACTGCTGCACCTTCACATGATTTTGAAGCCGTTAGGAATAAGCTTATTGTAGAATTGTTTTATTCCACAGGAATTCGCCGCTCAGAACTTGTCAATTTGAAACTTATTGACTTGGATTTTGAGCAAAGCCAAATCAAAGTTTTAGGAAAACGCAATAAAGAGCGTTACATTCCATTGCTAACTACAGTCCAAGACACTTTAAAATCATACATCAAAGTACGAGAGCAATTAGCACATATTCAAGCCCATGATTTTCTTTTTCTAACGCAAAAAGGAACTAAAATATACGGGACACTTGTGTACAGGGTTATCAATACATATTTTTCTGAAGTGTCCTCAAAAGTAAAAAAGAGCCCACATATATTGAGGCATTCTTTTGCAACCCATCTTTTGAATCACGGAGCTGATCTCAATGCTGTAAAAGAGTTATTGGGGCATTCAAGTTTAGCTGCAACGCAGGTCTATACACATAACAATATTTCAGAACTAAAAAAGGTATATGCTAAAGCACACCCAAGACAAACAAAAGTTTAA
- the rpsU gene encoding 30S ribosomal protein S21 encodes MLIIPIKEGENIDRALKRFKRKFDRTGTKRSLQTRKQFTKPSVKRRAEIQKAQYIQGLRDAENL; translated from the coding sequence ATGCTAATAATACCAATAAAAGAAGGAGAAAACATAGATAGAGCACTAAAGCGTTTTAAACGTAAGTTCGATCGTACAGGAACAAAACGTTCATTACAAACACGTAAACAATTTACAAAACCCTCCGTAAAGCGAAGAGCAGAAATTCAAAAAGCACAGTATATTCAAGGCCTGAGAGACGCTGAGAACTTATAA
- the hpf gene encoding ribosome hibernation-promoting factor, HPF/YfiA family — protein sequence MKVNVQSINFNVDQKLINFIQKRMNKLDLFYDKIIKSDVFLKVENTSEKENKIFEAKLSVPGDSLVVKKKCKSFEEGVDTAVHILERQLKKRKEKLRKQTS from the coding sequence ATGAAAGTAAATGTCCAGTCCATCAATTTTAATGTTGATCAAAAACTTATCAATTTCATTCAAAAGCGAATGAATAAACTTGATTTATTTTATGATAAAATAATTAAGTCAGATGTATTTCTCAAGGTGGAAAACACTTCGGAGAAGGAGAATAAAATATTTGAAGCCAAGCTTTCTGTCCCTGGTGATAGTTTGGTTGTTAAGAAAAAATGCAAAAGCTTTGAAGAGGGTGTTGATACAGCGGTTCATATTCTAGAACGTCAGCTAAAAAAACGAAAAGAAAAATTACGCAAACAAACCTCATAA
- a CDS encoding potassium channel family protein codes for MSSPVVKIFRSRLNIAIILLTFVFVIGVFGFKIISDFSWIDAAYMTVITITTVGFGEVQPLDQESKIFTIFLILTSVIIVGYAIKVITEYIISRDTINELKQKKMQKKIDALSGHVIICGFGRNGKQAAKKLATHNRTFVVVEKDELVTQKYLNDIKLFVNGNANEDEVLIAAGIQRASCLISALPNDSENLFVVLSARQMNSEIRIISRASQETSYSKLKLAGANNVILPDRIGGDHMASLVVVPDLLEFVDNLSIVGDQTINIEEVSVEQLYDTTKQKTILELDLRKKTGCNVIGYKDQHGKYHINPEADQKLVPGSKVIVLGRPEQIQTLNTMYNIAVG; via the coding sequence ATGTCCAGTCCTGTTGTAAAAATTTTCAGATCCAGACTTAATATAGCTATAATTCTGCTCACTTTTGTTTTTGTTATTGGAGTTTTTGGCTTTAAAATTATTTCAGATTTTTCTTGGATTGATGCAGCTTATATGACCGTTATTACCATCACAACTGTTGGGTTTGGAGAGGTTCAGCCTTTGGATCAAGAATCGAAAATATTTACGATATTTCTTATTTTGACAAGTGTCATCATAGTTGGATATGCCATTAAAGTTATTACAGAATACATAATTTCAAGAGATACTATAAATGAATTAAAACAAAAGAAAATGCAAAAGAAAATTGATGCACTTTCAGGCCATGTCATCATTTGTGGCTTTGGTAGAAATGGAAAACAAGCGGCTAAAAAATTAGCAACACACAACCGCACTTTTGTTGTGGTTGAAAAGGACGAACTTGTAACTCAGAAATACTTAAATGACATTAAACTTTTTGTGAATGGAAATGCCAATGAGGATGAAGTTCTAATTGCTGCTGGAATTCAAAGAGCTTCTTGCCTAATCTCTGCTTTACCTAATGATTCAGAAAATCTTTTTGTAGTCCTTTCCGCCCGCCAAATGAATTCTGAGATTAGGATTATAAGTCGCGCTTCACAAGAAACATCCTACAGCAAGCTAAAGCTTGCTGGCGCAAACAATGTTATTCTGCCTGACCGCATTGGAGGAGATCATATGGCTTCTTTAGTTGTTGTTCCTGATCTTTTGGAATTTGTCGATAATCTATCGATTGTTGGTGATCAAACAATAAATATTGAAGAAGTTTCAGTAGAACAACTGTATGATACTACCAAACAAAAAACAATTTTGGAATTAGACTTACGCAAAAAAACAGGCTGTAATGTGATTGGCTACAAAGACCAACATGGGAAATACCACATCAATCCAGAAGCAGACCAGAAGTTAGTACCAGGGTCTAAAGTCATTGTTTTGGGACGACCTGAGCAAATACAAACGCTCAATACCATGTATAATATAGCTGTGGGTTAG
- a CDS encoding acyl-CoA dehydrogenase family protein, whose protein sequence is MNFEFSEEHKLIADSARDFAEQFIRPHIMDWDEAQHFPKEVLHKAGEMGFMGIFIPEEYGGSGLGYHEYVAIIQEISKVDPSIGLSVAAHNSLCTGHIFYFGNEQQKKKWLPKLASGQWIGAWGLTEHNTGSDAGGMNTTATKDGDYYILNGSKNFITHGISGNIAVVIARTGEKGDSHGMSAFVVERGTPGFSSGKKEDKLGMRASETAELIFDQCRVHKDNMLGSEGEGFVQSLKLLDGGRISIGALSLGIAKGAYEAALKYSKERVQFGKPISSFQGVSFKLSDMATEIQASELLVHKAASMKNKGEKVTTTGAMAKMYSSEACVRIANEAVQIHGGYGYIKEYPVEKFYRDSKLCTIGEGTTEIQKLVIARNILK, encoded by the coding sequence ATGAATTTTGAATTTTCAGAAGAACACAAACTAATTGCAGATTCTGCCCGTGATTTTGCTGAGCAGTTCATCAGACCACATATAATGGATTGGGATGAGGCGCAACATTTTCCCAAAGAAGTCCTTCACAAAGCAGGCGAGATGGGATTTATGGGGATCTTTATCCCGGAGGAATATGGAGGTTCTGGGCTTGGCTATCACGAATATGTAGCAATCATCCAAGAAATATCCAAAGTCGACCCTTCGATTGGTTTGTCTGTTGCTGCGCACAACTCCTTGTGTACAGGCCATATTTTTTATTTTGGAAATGAACAACAAAAGAAAAAGTGGTTGCCTAAACTTGCAAGCGGTCAGTGGATAGGAGCATGGGGGCTTACTGAACACAATACCGGTAGCGATGCTGGAGGAATGAATACTACTGCAACTAAAGACGGGGATTACTATATTTTGAACGGTTCAAAGAACTTTATCACACATGGAATCAGTGGAAATATAGCTGTTGTCATAGCGCGCACTGGTGAAAAAGGGGATTCTCATGGTATGTCAGCTTTTGTTGTGGAACGAGGAACTCCTGGATTTAGCTCAGGTAAAAAAGAAGACAAATTAGGAATGCGTGCAAGTGAAACAGCCGAACTCATTTTTGATCAATGTAGAGTACACAAAGACAATATGCTTGGTAGCGAAGGAGAAGGTTTTGTACAATCACTTAAGCTTTTAGATGGTGGCCGAATTTCTATTGGTGCATTATCCCTTGGTATCGCCAAGGGCGCTTATGAAGCTGCGCTAAAGTATTCTAAAGAACGTGTTCAGTTTGGAAAACCCATATCAAGTTTTCAGGGAGTGTCTTTTAAGCTCTCCGATATGGCTACAGAAATACAAGCCTCAGAGCTTTTAGTTCACAAAGCGGCGTCCATGAAAAACAAAGGCGAAAAAGTAACTACTACTGGAGCAATGGCTAAAATGTATTCGAGTGAAGCTTGTGTACGCATTGCCAACGAAGCTGTTCAAATTCATGGGGGCTATGGCTATATTAAAGAATACCCAGTTGAAAAGTTTTATAGAGATTCAAAACTTTGTACCATTGGTGAAGGAACTACCGAAATCCAAAAGCTTGTGATCGCTAGAAATATTTTAAAATAA
- the secE gene encoding preprotein translocase subunit SecE → MIEYIKESFEELKNNVSWPSWSQGQSLTVLVALFSIIFSLAIWGVDTVFARVVETYFNWIK, encoded by the coding sequence ATGATAGAGTACATTAAAGAATCATTTGAAGAATTAAAGAACAACGTCAGCTGGCCATCATGGTCTCAAGGCCAAAGTCTAACAGTCTTAGTCGCGTTATTCTCCATTATATTTTCACTTGCGATTTGGGGTGTTGATACAGTTTTTGCACGTGTTGTGGAAACATATTTTAATTGGATTAAATAA